A genomic segment from Fusarium fujikuroi IMI 58289 draft genome, chromosome FFUJ_chr04 encodes:
- a CDS encoding related to acriflavine sensitivity control protein ACR-2: MSQPTVTVKDPSAVRKRRRRAPAGGASDDCFSCSKKNIKCDRRRPYCSQCLEVGSECSGYKTQLTWGVGVASRGKLRGLSLPIAKAPPVTREPRKHSTASSRSSAIARSGTEDEVSRMRQGPIDIPAVTQVASAPTTPFAMAGYDYLSIPHPEHAAPIHQGNWGSVNYSPAQETAHNLHRFPVPLVTENLSSSIDPLTPDVGYVSPMSQSYTRDDVSYVHSPSYMYDSYTTGTSSPGPQSPPASLYAEHARTFAPTSCPSLAHAPSEMSSSLHSHTDTFDSQMGNRMVRDCDSFGVPEVDTYGASYSSMPISWQSPSMQDEDVKSHHSDFAPSGWPTASENHSVHVSQDLISKMPFFMDYYENIMCPSMVFIDGPHNPFRDHILRLAVNSQSLSHAICALASCNLRMKRKLSLGRDTRDLSEKLMADKHAAEAMADTQPDDLSLAEEYQHRNLAVHLLNEQLNDRTKAIHDSVLATILLLCHYRMVESGIAKFHTQFAGVSKILALRTQHLATSSNSAWMEAIFNYFDAISASINERESQVYPGFSGMSDSQLLPVGAENLVGCDRELFKTISRLGRLNLLSQNRSVRKAAAAYGTQEVPERSPSLSYISPLGHARRESLTGFNVNDQLGDMSSVTSHGLGDGRSNTGIHEDRTAPTSAPAASYEEGRSLFWHEWKEARLALQNWNFDAPRVSASLPEPCTQSQLRDLESLSEAFRYAALLYTERLVSPSLPSGHQSIQSLVSQVVYYATNLDTGSSAEKFLLWPLFVAGCECVNELQQNMVRSKCRDIMFRSGYMNNLAALEVLEKLWAQDWAGEEPLMLGTRTGDQRGPFNWTKCIGGPGVEVEWIMF, encoded by the exons ATGTCACAACCGACCGTTACGGTCAAGGATCCCTCTGCAGTACGAAAGCGCAGAAGACGTGCTCCTGCTGGTGGCGCTTCGGATGATTGTTTCTCTTGctccaagaagaacatcaagtGTGACCGTAGAAGACCATACTGCTCTCAGTGTCTCGAGGTTGGCAGTGAATGCTCTGGTTATAAAACACAACTTACTTGGGGAGTTGGCGTGGCCAGTCGAGGCAAGCTTCGTGGCTTGTCTCTTCCCATTGCAAAAGCTCCCCCTGTTACTCGTGAACCCAGGAAACACTCGActgcatcatcaagaagctctgcCATTGCTCGTTCAGGGACGGAAGATGAAGTCAGCCGGATGCGCCAAGGCCCTATTGATATTCCTGCAGTGACGCAAGTTGCTTCTGCACCTACAACACCGTTTGCCATGGCAGGATATGACTACCTCTCTATCCCCCATCCTGAGCATGCAGCCCCCATCCACCAAGGAAACTGGGGTTCGGTCAACTATTCTCCCGCTCAAGAAACAGCACACAATCTGCATCGATTCCCGGTGCCTCTTGTCACAGAAAACCTCTCATCTTCCATCGATCCCCTAACTCCCGATGTTGGCTACGTATCGCCCATGAGCCAGTCTTATACCAGAGACGACGTCTCTTATGTTCACAGCCCGTCCTACATGTACGACAGCTATACAACAGGCACTAGCTCTCCTGGCCCTCAAAGCCCCCCAGCATCCCTCTACGCCGAACACGCAAGGACTTTCGCCCCGACCTCATGCCCCAGTCTCGCCCATGCTCCTTCAGAAATGAGCTCCAGCCTTCACTCGCATACCGACACCTTTGACTCGCAAATGGGCAATAGGATGGTTCGGGATTGTGATTCATTCG GCGTGCCTGAAGTCGATACATATGGCGCCAGCTATAGCTCGATGCCGATCTCCTGGCAGTCTCCATCGatgcaagatgaagatgtcaaATCTCATCACTCGGACTTTGCTCCCTCGGGTTGGCCAACCGCTTCCGAAAATCATTCTGTTCATGTGAGCCAGGacctcatctccaagatgcCCTTTTTCATGGATTACTACGAGAATATCATGTGTCCCTCCATGGTCTTTATCGACGGGCCACACAACCCATTTCGAGACCATATTCTGCGACTAGCTGTAAACAGCCAGAGTTTGAGCCATGCAATTTGTGCTCTTGCATCCTGCAATCTCCGCATGAAGAGGAAACTGAGTCTCGGACGTGATACACGAGATCTTTCtgagaagttgatggctgACAAACATGCCGCCGAAGCCATGGCAGACACTCAGCCCGACGACCTGTCCCTCGCCGAGGAATACCAACACCGTAACCTGGCTGTGCACCTATTAAACGAGCAACTCAACGACCGGACCAAAGCAATTCACGATTCGGTCCTTGCTACGATCCTCCTACTATGTCATTACCGCATGGTTGAGTCCGGTATCGCCAAATTCCATACTCAGTTTGCCGGTGTCAGCAAGATTCTTGCTCTTCGAACTCAGCATCTTGCAACATCTAGCAATTCGGCCTGGATGGAGGCTATTTTCAACTACTTTGACGCCATCTCTGCCAGCATCAACGAGCGCGAGTCTCAAGTGTATCCTGGTTTCAGTGGGATGTCAGACTCTCAACTCTTGCCTGTTGGAGCCGAGAACCTGGTGGGGTGTGACCGcgagctcttcaagaccaTTAGCAGACTCGGTCGCCTGAATCTATTGTCTCAGAATCGCTCCGTACGAAAAGCAGCTGCCGCATATGGAACTCAGGAAGTGCCTGAACGATCTCCGTCCTTGTCTTACATCTCTCCACTAGGTCACGCTCGGCGAGAATCTCTCACAGGGTTTAATGTGAACGATCAGTTAGGGGACATGAGTAGTGTCACTAGCCATGGCCTTGGTGATGGGCGATCGAACACGGGAATCCACGAGGACCGAACTGCGCCAACAAGTGCCCCGGCCGCGTCATACGAAGAAGGTCGCTCCTTGTTTTGGCATGAGTGGAAAGAAGCACGGCTGGCCCTGCAGAATTGGAACTTCGATGCTCCCAGGGTCAGCGCCTCACTTCCTGAGCCCTGTACACAGAGTCAACTACGAGACCTGGAATCACTCTCCGAGGCTTTCCGCTATGCCGCCCTGTTATACACGGAGCGACTAGTGAGCCCATCGTTACCTTCAGGGCACCAGAGTATCCAGAGCCTTGTCAGCCAGGTGGTCTATTACGCAACGAACCTGGACACAGGAAGTAGCGCCGAGAAGTTTCTACTCTGGCCCCTTTTTGTTGCGGGCTGCGAGTGCGTCAACGAATTACAGCAAAACATGGTGCGGTCCAAGTGTCGTGATATCATGTTCCGTTCTGGTTACATGAACAACTTGGCGGCTCTGGAGGTGCTGGAGAAGTTGTGGGCCCAAGATTGGGCGGGAGAAGAGCCGTTGATGTTGGGAACCAGGACCGGGGATCAACGCGGACCGTTCAACTGGACCAAATGCATCGGGGGACCCGGAGTGGAGGTGGAGTGGATCATGTTTTGA